The following coding sequences are from one Hippopotamus amphibius kiboko isolate mHipAmp2 chromosome 9, mHipAmp2.hap2, whole genome shotgun sequence window:
- the C1QTNF5 gene encoding complement C1q tumor necrosis factor-related protein 5 isoform X1 yields MAVGWRPSRPSRPRRGGDRGRSQDSGSRRLSCPAHRRPEARGVRAPRASAMRPLLALLLLGLAAGSPPLDDNKIPSLCRGHPGLPGTPGHHGSQGLPGRDGRDGRDGAPGALGEKGEGGRPGLPGPRGEPGSRGEAGPTGAIGPPGECAVPPRSAFSAKRSESRVPPPSDVPLPFDLVLVNEQGHYDAVTGKFTCQVPGIYYFAVHATVYRASLQFDLVKNGETVASFFQFFGGWPKPASLSGGAMVRLEPKDQVWVQVGVGDYIGIYASIKTDSTFSGFLVYSDWHNSPVFA; encoded by the exons ATGGCAGTGGGGTGGAGACCGAGCCGACCGAGCCGGCCGCGCCGGGGCGGGGACCGAGGCAGGTCCCAGGATTCTGGGTCCCGACGCCTGTCCTGCCCGGCCCACAGACGACCAGAGGCCCGCGGCGTCCGGGCTCCGCGTGCCAGCGCCATGAGGCCCCTCCTCGCCCTGCTGCTCCTGGGCCTGGCGGCCGGCTCGCCCCCGCTGGACGACAACAAGATCCCCAGCCTGTGCCGGGGGCACCCCGGCCTTCCCGGCACGCCGGGCCACCACGGCAGCCAGGGCCTGCCCGGCCGCGACGGCCGCGACGGCCGCGATGGCGCGCCCGGGGCTCTGGGAGAGAAAGGCGAGGGCGGGAGGCCGG GCCTCCCGGGGCCGCGTGGGGAGCCCGGGTCGCGAGGAGAGGCAGGCCCCACGGGGGCGATCGGGCCGCCGGGCGAGTGCGCGGTGCCTCCGCGCTCCGCCTTCAGCGCCAAGCGCTCCGAGAGCCGGGTGCCCCCGCCGTCGGACGTGCCCCTACCCTTCGACCTCGTGCTGGTGAATGAGCAGGGACATTACGACGCCGTCACCGGCAAGTTCACCTGCCAGGTGCCCGGAATCTACTACTTCGCCGTCCACGCCACCGTCTACCGGGCTAGCCTGCAGTTCGATCTGGTCAAGAATGGCGAGACCGTCGCCTCTTTCTTCCAGTTCTTCGGGGGCTGGCCCAAGCCAGCCTCGCTCTCCGGGGGCGCCATGGTGAGGCTGGAGCCCAAAGACCAGGTGTGGGTACAGGTGGGCGTGGGTGATTATATTGGCATCTATGCCAGCATCAAGACAGACAGTACCTTCTCTGGATTTCTAGTGTATTCTGACTGGCACAACTCCCCTGTCTTCGCTTGA
- the C1QTNF5 gene encoding complement C1q tumor necrosis factor-related protein 5 isoform X2, whose protein sequence is MRPLLALLLLGLAAGSPPLDDNKIPSLCRGHPGLPGTPGHHGSQGLPGRDGRDGRDGAPGALGEKGEGGRPGLPGPRGEPGSRGEAGPTGAIGPPGECAVPPRSAFSAKRSESRVPPPSDVPLPFDLVLVNEQGHYDAVTGKFTCQVPGIYYFAVHATVYRASLQFDLVKNGETVASFFQFFGGWPKPASLSGGAMVRLEPKDQVWVQVGVGDYIGIYASIKTDSTFSGFLVYSDWHNSPVFA, encoded by the exons ATGAGGCCCCTCCTCGCCCTGCTGCTCCTGGGCCTGGCGGCCGGCTCGCCCCCGCTGGACGACAACAAGATCCCCAGCCTGTGCCGGGGGCACCCCGGCCTTCCCGGCACGCCGGGCCACCACGGCAGCCAGGGCCTGCCCGGCCGCGACGGCCGCGACGGCCGCGATGGCGCGCCCGGGGCTCTGGGAGAGAAAGGCGAGGGCGGGAGGCCGG GCCTCCCGGGGCCGCGTGGGGAGCCCGGGTCGCGAGGAGAGGCAGGCCCCACGGGGGCGATCGGGCCGCCGGGCGAGTGCGCGGTGCCTCCGCGCTCCGCCTTCAGCGCCAAGCGCTCCGAGAGCCGGGTGCCCCCGCCGTCGGACGTGCCCCTACCCTTCGACCTCGTGCTGGTGAATGAGCAGGGACATTACGACGCCGTCACCGGCAAGTTCACCTGCCAGGTGCCCGGAATCTACTACTTCGCCGTCCACGCCACCGTCTACCGGGCTAGCCTGCAGTTCGATCTGGTCAAGAATGGCGAGACCGTCGCCTCTTTCTTCCAGTTCTTCGGGGGCTGGCCCAAGCCAGCCTCGCTCTCCGGGGGCGCCATGGTGAGGCTGGAGCCCAAAGACCAGGTGTGGGTACAGGTGGGCGTGGGTGATTATATTGGCATCTATGCCAGCATCAAGACAGACAGTACCTTCTCTGGATTTCTAGTGTATTCTGACTGGCACAACTCCCCTGTCTTCGCTTGA
- the RNF26 gene encoding E3 ubiquitin-protein ligase RNF26 has protein sequence MEAVYLVVNGVGLLLDVLTLVLDLNFLLVSSLLASLAWILAFIYNLPHTVLTSLLHLGRGVLLSLLALFEAVVRFTFGGFQALCTVLYSCCSGLESLKLLGHLASHGALRSREFLHRGVLNMVSNGHALLRQVCDICAITMSLVAYVINSLVNICLIGTQNLFSLVLALWDAVMGPLWRMTDVVAAFLAHISSSAVAMSILLWTPCQLVLELLASAAGLLASFVLVNLTGLMLLACVLAVTVTLLHPDIILRLATGVLSQLHARPSYHRLREDVVRLSRLALGLEAWRRVWSRSLQLASWPNRGGAPGAPQGGPRRVPSARTWRQDTLPEAGPRSEAEEEVRMARVTAARGRERLNVEEPIAGQDPWKLLKEQEERKKCVICQDQSKTVLLLPCRHLCLCQACTEILMRHPVYHRNCPLCRRGILQTLNVYL, from the coding sequence ATGGAGGCTGTGTACCTGGTAGTGAATGGGGTGGGCCTGTTGCTGGATGTGCTGACCTTGGTGTTGGACCTCAATTTCCTGCTGGTATCCTCCCTCCTGGCTTCCTTGGCCTGGATCCTGGCCTTCATCTACAACCTGCCACACACGGTACTGACTAGTCTTCTGCACTTGGGCCGCGGAGTCTTGCTTTCACTGCTGGCCTTGTTCGAAGCCGTGGTCCGTTTCACCTTTGGGGGCTTTCAGGCCTTGTGTACCGTACTATACAGCTGCTGTTCTGGCCTGGAGAGTTTAAAGCTCCTGGGGCATCTAGCCTCCCACGGGGCGCTTAGGAGCCGGGAGTTCCTGCACCGGGGTGTCCTCAATATGGTCTCCAATGGCCATGCTTTGCTGCGCCAGGTCTGTGACATCTGTGCCATCACCATGAGCCTGGTGGCCTACGTGATCAATAGCTTGGTCAACATCTGCCTCATTGGTACTCAGAACCTCTTCTCCCTGGTGCTGGCCCTGTGGGATGCAGTGATGGGACCGCTGTGGAGGATGACGGATGTAGTGGCTGCTTTCCTAGCCCACATTTCCAGCAGTGCTGTGGCCATGTCCATCCTCCTCTGGACCCCCTGCCAACTAGTACTGGAGCTCTTGGCCTCCGCTGCCGGCCTCCTGGCCAGCTTTGTGCTTGTCAATCTCACCGGCCTGATGCTGCTGGCTTGCGTTCTGGCAGTGACGGTGACTCTGTTGCACCCGGACATCATCCTGAGGCTGGCCACAGGGGTGCTCAGTCAGCTCCATGCCCGGCCATCCTACCACCGGCTCAGAGAGGATGTTGTGCGGCTCTCTCGCCTAGCACTGGGCTTGGAGGCCTGGCGCCGAGTCTGGAGCCGTAGCCTGCAGCTGGCGAGCTGGCCAAACCGGGGAGGGGCACCTGGGGCCCCTCAGGGTGGCCCTAGGAGGGTGCCCTCAGCCAGGACCTGGCGACAGGACACTCTTCCTGAAGCTGGGCCCAGatcagaggcagaagaggaggtcAGGATGGCCAGAGTGACAGCTGCCCGGGGCCGGGAGAGGCTCAATGTGGAGGAGCCTATAGCTGGGCAAGACCCGTGGAAATTGCTGAAAGAGCAAGAGGAGCGGAAGAAATGCGTCATCTGCCAGGACCAGAGCAAGACGGTGCTGCTTCTGCCTTGTCGGCACCTGTGCCTGTGCCAGGCCTGCACTGAGATCCTGATGCGCCATCCCGTCTACCACCGCAACTGCCCACTGTGCCGCCGGGGCATCCTGCAGACCCTCAACGTCTACCTCTGA